One Weissella ceti DNA window includes the following coding sequences:
- the thiE gene encoding thiamine phosphate synthase: protein MNPYQLYLVTGQYEYSPSRFLEIIEEACQTGVTIIQLREKSLSTRNYFELAMDVKRITDRYHVPLIIDDRVDIMLAVDAAGVHIGDADLPISIVRRLVGPNKLIGVSAKSVNRAIEAEREGADYLGVGAIFPTQTKVITRPTSPETLRDIGETVKIPVVAIGGIKTHNVHTFTGFPIDGVAVVSEIMLSNDIEKTVTALRQVNINMPHI from the coding sequence ATGAATCCGTATCAACTGTATCTTGTGACTGGTCAATATGAGTATTCGCCAAGTCGATTTTTGGAAATTATTGAGGAGGCGTGCCAAACCGGTGTAACCATTATCCAGTTGCGCGAAAAATCGCTGTCCACGCGTAATTATTTTGAGCTAGCTATGGACGTCAAAAGAATAACTGATCGGTATCACGTACCACTAATTATTGATGACCGCGTAGATATTATGTTAGCGGTTGATGCGGCTGGAGTGCATATCGGTGACGCTGATTTACCGATATCTATCGTGCGTCGATTAGTTGGTCCTAATAAATTAATTGGTGTGTCAGCCAAAAGCGTGAATCGTGCGATTGAGGCGGAACGCGAGGGGGCGGATTACTTAGGCGTTGGTGCAATATTTCCAACCCAAACTAAAGTTATTACACGACCAACATCCCCCGAAACCCTGCGTGATATTGGCGAAACCGTCAAAATACCAGTGGTTGCTATTGGGGGAATTAAAACACACAATGTGCATACCTTTACGGGCTTTCCAATTGATGGTGTAGCTGTAGTAAGTGAGATTATGTTGTCTAATGATATTGAGAAGACGGTTACGGCGTTACGTCAAGTAAACATTAACATGCCACATATATAA
- a CDS encoding Ig-like domain-containing protein translates to MRENKKYQPLLWLMAMLACVLVMFTGNTVQASQINKDLFVDSITVDKSEAWEGENLNVKIGFSEKDGHTFKAGDEMVFDLPKELEGFKTSMKLEDYAIVTVESGRAVVKFTDKVSAKEHIKGKLSFNLQVKQGLAKDSENTLDMSLGTKVQNVPTLKVKGHKTNTGPVQPHRPAYKGGNVDLNDPTVLNWYIVINANRDHITGNIDVTDSLGQGHLYVDDSFTISGKPGVTVPKVKVMGNKFSVTVPEALVDGETVSIQYKTRLTGAGEKMKELTNKFSVSFAAGNNNPQSVSDNVRVANLLMSGEIEGVDNLNQGTEGTIDPMPEETTDDIDPITPDKGTESVEENHLEDGIHGSKPDVHNVPKEEELPADEIVDEIAPIVPDDADEDTEGPHTEDGIHGSKPEVHIDPTEEVVPEEDVDVIDPIVPETGDEIIEENHLEDGIHGSKPEVHIDPTEEIVPEEDVDVIDPIVPETGDEVIEENHLEDGIHGSKPEVHIDPTEEIVPEEDVDVIDPIVPETGDEIIEENHLEDGIHGSKPEVHIDPTEEIIPEEDIDVIDPITPEHIDGQVVEDDKINPIKPELKPDVKPTPTPKPNVKPMPVPKAHVKPTPAPESDVKPIPAPKAHVKPTPAPKLNGKSEEKVVAPKKTTAKKSETKKAELPNTGSADNFNLTILGLLGLVFAGLVMVRRGK, encoded by the coding sequence ATGCGAGAAAACAAAAAATATCAACCACTATTGTGGTTGATGGCTATGCTTGCCTGTGTTCTAGTGATGTTTACTGGCAATACAGTACAAGCTAGTCAAATAAATAAGGATCTGTTTGTGGATTCAATTACTGTTGACAAGTCGGAAGCCTGGGAGGGTGAAAACTTAAACGTAAAGATCGGATTTAGTGAAAAGGATGGTCATACATTCAAAGCTGGCGATGAAATGGTTTTTGATTTACCTAAGGAGCTTGAAGGATTTAAGACAAGCATGAAGTTAGAAGACTACGCAATTGTTACCGTGGAAAGCGGACGAGCAGTTGTGAAGTTTACTGATAAAGTGTCTGCGAAAGAGCATATCAAGGGTAAGCTTTCCTTTAACTTGCAAGTTAAGCAAGGATTGGCTAAGGATTCAGAAAACACACTTGACATGTCTTTGGGGACAAAAGTCCAAAACGTGCCAACGCTGAAGGTTAAGGGGCATAAGACAAATACTGGTCCTGTTCAACCACATCGTCCTGCATACAAGGGTGGAAATGTTGACCTTAATGATCCGACTGTCTTGAACTGGTACATTGTAATCAATGCGAACCGTGATCACATCACTGGTAACATTGATGTAACGGATTCACTTGGCCAAGGTCACTTATACGTGGATGACTCATTCACAATTAGTGGTAAGCCTGGAGTTACAGTGCCAAAGGTTAAAGTCATGGGAAACAAGTTTTCTGTAACCGTGCCTGAAGCGCTAGTTGACGGTGAAACTGTTTCAATCCAATACAAGACTCGTTTGACAGGTGCAGGAGAGAAGATGAAGGAACTAACAAATAAGTTCTCAGTCTCTTTTGCAGCAGGAAATAACAACCCACAATCAGTTTCAGATAACGTCCGTGTAGCGAACTTGCTAATGTCAGGTGAAATCGAAGGTGTTGATAATCTGAACCAAGGAACTGAAGGTACGATTGATCCAATGCCTGAAGAAACAACGGATGACATTGACCCAATTACGCCGGACAAGGGTACTGAAAGTGTTGAAGAAAACCACCTAGAAGATGGTATCCATGGTTCAAAACCAGACGTACATAACGTACCAAAGGAAGAAGAACTTCCTGCGGACGAAATTGTAGATGAAATTGCGCCTATCGTTCCAGATGACGCAGATGAAGATACAGAAGGACCACATACAGAAGACGGTATTCACGGTTCAAAGCCAGAAGTACATATCGACCCAACGGAAGAAGTTGTGCCCGAAGAAGACGTTGACGTTATTGACCCAATCGTTCCAGAAACAGGTGATGAAATTATCGAAGAAAACCACCTAGAAGATGGTATTCACGGTTCAAAGCCAGAAGTACATATCGACCCAACGGAAGAAATTGTGCCCGAAGAAGACGTTGACGTTATTGACCCAATCGTTCCAGAAACAGGTGATGAAGTTATCGAAGAAAACCACCTAGAAGATGGTATTCACGGTTCAAAGCCAGAAGTACATATCGACCCAACGGAAGAAATTGTGCCAGAAGAAGATGTTGACGTTATCGACCCAATCGTTCCAGAAACAGGCGATGAAATTATCGAAGAAAACCACCTAGAAGATGGTATTCACGGTTCAAAGCCAGAAGTACATATCGACCCAACGGAAGAAATTATTCCAGAAGAAGATATTGACGTTATCGATCCAATTACCCCAGAACATATTGATGGGCAAGTAGTTGAAGATGACAAGATCAATCCAATTAAGCCAGAACTAAAGCCTGACGTTAAGCCAACACCAACACCGAAGCCTAATGTTAAGCCAATGCCTGTGCCAAAAGCGCATGTAAAGCCAACACCAGCACCAGAGTCTGATGTTAAGCCAATTCCAGCGCCTAAGGCACATGTAAAGCCAACTCCAGCACCGAAGTTAAATGGTAAGTCAGAAGAAAAGGTTGTAGCACCTAAGAAGACTACAGCGAAGAAGTCTGAAACAAAGAAGGCAGAATTGCCAAATACTGGTTCAGCTGATAACTTCAATTTGACTATTCTTGGTTTGCTTGGTCTTGTATTCGCAGGATTAGTAATGGTTCGTCGTGGTAAGTAA
- a CDS encoding glycerophosphoryl diester phosphodiesterase membrane domain-containing protein: MGILKHFKSSTQEFGRQWASYLMLFISLNIVLQIAIAFFNGAASWILRLQDIPYISYTNLDILIQKPIATILLLLLFILLLSLVFMQFSYLLLRMRQIKQRRFNVLQLVKESWETVRNQTWTSALFLLAYFLVIMQATQLVFGSQLLGKIVIPTFILDFLMQNILFSLGILIAAIVVGYIAVRWIFVLPLMVVGNLAAKDAVSISAAITHRKFWRFAIQLWALGMLTTVPRIITFTAVYFSQIGFDQLSNSIALFSGVANLSLIQILNVFFGAWASMVILSFLLSHPALYPYMTKSEPLVSWRGARWMKTTSVTVIALAGLIIIGFNVVFMLGIGESIPKTISHRGVDGVENPNGAQNTIPALKRTSKLAPDLVEMDIQETKDGQFVVMHDPNLKTLTGVDGAPQDFTLAQLQKMKVHENGFTAALPSFDQYLAVANDLDQKLLVEIKTSKKDSPDMMQRFLDKYEDTLLAYGHEVQSLDYNVVASVKEKAPLLYVSYILPYNFIYPHTDADAYTMEETTLNKRFTSKARAAGREVYAWTINDGDTMRRMMSYHVDGLITDELTTLKEEIKEEQENPTYAQRIQDYIITMPNISSGTVG, encoded by the coding sequence ATGGGGATTTTAAAACATTTTAAATCTAGTACACAAGAATTTGGACGGCAATGGGCCAGTTATTTGATGTTGTTTATCAGTCTAAATATTGTGTTGCAAATTGCGATTGCGTTTTTTAATGGCGCAGCGTCATGGATTTTACGCTTACAAGATATCCCGTATATTTCATATACAAATTTAGATATCTTAATTCAGAAACCAATTGCGACGATATTGTTGCTCTTGTTATTTATATTGCTGCTTTCACTAGTCTTTATGCAGTTTTCATATTTGTTATTAAGAATGCGTCAGATTAAGCAACGTCGTTTTAATGTCCTACAGTTGGTTAAAGAGAGTTGGGAAACGGTCCGTAATCAAACTTGGACTTCGGCGCTGTTCTTGTTAGCTTACTTTTTAGTGATTATGCAAGCAACGCAACTTGTTTTTGGTAGTCAGTTGTTAGGGAAAATTGTTATTCCGACATTTATATTAGACTTTTTGATGCAGAATATACTGTTTAGTCTAGGTATCTTAATTGCAGCTATTGTGGTTGGGTATATTGCTGTTCGTTGGATTTTCGTGTTGCCTTTAATGGTGGTAGGTAATTTGGCAGCTAAAGATGCGGTGAGCATTAGTGCGGCCATTACTCATCGTAAATTCTGGCGTTTTGCAATTCAATTATGGGCGTTAGGGATGTTGACGACAGTACCACGCATTATTACCTTTACGGCTGTATATTTCTCTCAAATAGGATTTGATCAACTTTCAAATTCAATTGCCTTGTTTAGTGGTGTGGCTAATTTGTCATTAATCCAAATCTTGAATGTCTTTTTTGGTGCTTGGGCTTCAATGGTTATCTTGTCATTCCTGTTGTCTCACCCAGCGCTATATCCATACATGACTAAATCAGAACCGCTTGTATCTTGGCGGGGCGCTCGTTGGATGAAGACAACGTCTGTTACAGTTATTGCGTTAGCAGGATTGATTATTATTGGGTTTAATGTGGTTTTCATGTTAGGTATTGGTGAGTCCATCCCTAAAACAATTTCACATCGAGGTGTAGATGGGGTAGAAAACCCAAATGGCGCACAAAATACGATTCCTGCCTTGAAGCGAACGAGCAAATTAGCGCCTGATTTAGTTGAAATGGATATTCAAGAAACGAAAGATGGGCAATTTGTGGTTATGCATGACCCTAATTTGAAGACTTTAACGGGTGTAGATGGGGCACCACAAGACTTTACGCTTGCACAACTACAAAAAATGAAGGTCCATGAAAACGGATTTACTGCAGCCTTACCTAGTTTTGATCAATATTTAGCAGTTGCTAATGATTTAGATCAAAAATTACTTGTAGAAATTAAGACATCTAAAAAAGACTCACCCGATATGATGCAGCGTTTTTTGGATAAGTATGAAGATACACTGCTAGCTTATGGCCATGAAGTGCAGTCATTAGATTATAATGTGGTCGCAAGTGTGAAGGAAAAAGCACCTTTGCTGTACGTTTCATATATTTTACCGTATAACTTTATTTACCCACATACGGATGCGGATGCATATACAATGGAAGAAACAACGTTGAACAAGCGATTTACATCTAAAGCGCGTGCTGCGGGACGTGAGGTATATGCTTGGACGATTAATGATGGGGATACGATGCGTCGCATGATGTCTTATCATGTGGATGGATTAATTACTGATGAATTAACGACGTTAAAAGAAGAAATTAAAGAAGAACAAGAGAATCCAACGTATGCCCAACGAATTCAAGATTATATTATTACGATGCCTAATATCTCAAGTGGTACAGTTGGTTAA
- a CDS encoding CHAP domain-containing protein → MITTKGQKTVAMLATMVGATTLATMGTADEASANTSSMNVEGVYKVDRLVQHMGKWYVVANPLAIPTIDYNNWIPVDPLTVTDANGNRSEKQTLTEGSHFTFSNGNYDIRYSEGDNLSLTMAGEPVWFKKSALSGSVGTPTTKPETTQKQDKPAAPKKQTTNDANTQVKSVNVRQAGINGFYNGGYSYPAAQCTSFVANILAERGVNVSQFQFLGNAESWAANAQARGVNVSMTPRVGSVVSFKSQGWYAGFGHVGYITSVNADGSFQMAEGNFAGKPFHERTVWVNNDIAGIIHF, encoded by the coding sequence ATGATTACTACAAAGGGACAAAAGACGGTAGCAATGTTAGCTACTATGGTAGGGGCAACAACTTTAGCAACAATGGGAACTGCTGATGAAGCATCTGCTAACACTTCTTCAATGAACGTTGAAGGTGTATACAAGGTTGATCGTCTAGTACAACACATGGGTAAGTGGTACGTCGTTGCGAACCCACTAGCTATCCCAACAATTGACTACAATAACTGGATTCCAGTTGATCCATTGACTGTTACGGATGCGAATGGAAACCGTAGTGAAAAGCAAACTCTTACTGAAGGGTCACACTTCACTTTCTCAAATGGAAACTACGATATTCGTTACAGTGAAGGTGATAACTTGAGCCTAACAATGGCTGGAGAACCTGTTTGGTTTAAGAAGTCAGCTTTGAGTGGATCTGTGGGAACACCTACTACAAAGCCAGAAACAACTCAAAAGCAAGATAAGCCAGCTGCGCCAAAGAAGCAAACAACTAACGATGCTAACACGCAAGTGAAGTCAGTTAATGTTCGCCAAGCTGGAATCAATGGATTCTACAATGGTGGTTACAGCTACCCAGCAGCGCAATGTACTTCATTCGTTGCGAACATCTTGGCTGAACGTGGTGTCAATGTTTCACAATTCCAATTCCTTGGAAATGCTGAATCATGGGCGGCTAACGCACAAGCCCGTGGCGTTAATGTTTCAATGACACCTCGAGTAGGATCAGTTGTATCATTTAAGTCACAAGGTTGGTATGCAGGGTTCGGTCACGTTGGTTACATTACTTCAGTTAATGCTGATGGTTCATTCCAAATGGCAGAAGGAAACTTTGCTGGAAAGCCTTTCCACGAACGTACTGTTTGGGTAAACAATGATATCGCTGGAATCATCCACTTTTAA